A region from the bacterium genome encodes:
- a CDS encoding tetratricopeptide repeat protein — translation MLKFIKKFVDKVLKFNNSISSYKAVTKEVVIPSRAFVNWGIYLANSGEVDKAMEKFESSTYMIPKTPESFNNWGIALATQGKYDEAIEKFRKALQIDPKCTKSYALWGAALVETGKFQQAEEMYQKALDLNSKNAEIYVNWGIALARQNQKQLAETKFKKAITLSPRSHQALFLWGVVLVELERDEEAIEKFVLCTKIHPNNPDAWYYWSMSLLKRKRLEEAYEKGKMAVDMIPSKIDFQLNMAEILTEMKKYDKAIEYYKIAEKINPENAQLYLCWGITLQKYGEHFEVINKLNKSIEIKPDQTQAMYYLALSLAETGELDKAEEMLLTLIEKDSRYIDAYIKLGSIASLKGNNSLAIERYKEASKFNLKKTDANYLIASAYSLLNDYNSAIEYYQKAINEDPDHLDAHVGYAVALNEIGNEKEAIRKIRRAYKIAPNSAQVCMIYGIILSKDNKALKDAIEKFNNALKIKSDLLPAYIGKGEALIRLKNFDEALPVFYEVLFKVPNFVPALFLLGGTYLEMSDYYNDDNYLAQAADFFNKVIEIEPDHIDSLANIAYIKAKQGDFEVFEHEFRRLNNEYPEKKELIHIYLNKSLTKLGSDKSLNDIIDFEN, via the coding sequence ATGTTAAAATTTATAAAAAAATTTGTCGACAAAGTTTTAAAATTTAATAATTCGATTTCCAGCTATAAAGCGGTTACAAAAGAAGTTGTTATACCTTCCAGAGCCTTTGTCAACTGGGGAATTTATCTTGCAAATTCCGGAGAAGTAGATAAGGCAATGGAAAAATTTGAATCATCAACCTATATGATCCCCAAAACGCCGGAAAGCTTTAATAACTGGGGAATAGCCCTTGCTACACAGGGAAAATATGATGAAGCTATAGAAAAGTTCAGAAAAGCATTACAAATTGATCCGAAATGCACAAAATCTTATGCTTTATGGGGAGCCGCCCTCGTTGAAACAGGAAAATTTCAACAGGCAGAAGAAATGTATCAAAAAGCGCTTGATTTAAATTCTAAAAATGCCGAAATTTATGTTAATTGGGGAATCGCTCTTGCAAGGCAAAATCAAAAGCAACTTGCGGAAACAAAATTTAAAAAAGCTATAACTCTCAGCCCGAGATCTCATCAGGCACTTTTCCTCTGGGGAGTAGTACTGGTTGAGTTGGAAAGAGATGAAGAAGCTATAGAAAAATTTGTTTTATGCACAAAAATTCATCCTAATAATCCTGATGCCTGGTATTATTGGTCTATGTCTCTTTTAAAGCGGAAACGGCTTGAAGAAGCCTATGAAAAAGGCAAAATGGCTGTAGATATGATTCCGTCAAAAATAGATTTTCAGCTTAACATGGCTGAAATTTTAACTGAAATGAAAAAGTATGATAAAGCTATCGAATATTATAAAATTGCTGAAAAAATAAACCCTGAAAATGCACAGCTTTATCTTTGTTGGGGAATTACACTTCAAAAATACGGCGAACATTTTGAAGTAATCAATAAGCTTAATAAATCAATTGAAATCAAACCTGATCAAACACAGGCAATGTATTATCTGGCTCTTTCTCTTGCGGAAACAGGCGAGTTAGACAAAGCTGAAGAAATGCTTCTCACTTTAATCGAAAAAGATTCGCGTTATATAGACGCTTATATCAAATTAGGTAGTATCGCAAGCCTTAAAGGCAATAACTCACTTGCTATAGAAAGATACAAAGAAGCTTCAAAATTTAATTTAAAAAAAACGGACGCAAATTACTTGATAGCGTCAGCTTATAGCCTCTTAAACGATTATAACAGCGCGATAGAGTACTATCAAAAAGCTATAAACGAAGATCCCGACCATCTGGATGCTCATGTTGGTTATGCTGTGGCTCTTAATGAAATCGGAAATGAAAAAGAAGCAATAAGAAAAATAAGAAGAGCTTATAAAATAGCACCGAATTCAGCACAGGTATGCATGATTTACGGAATAATTCTTTCTAAAGACAATAAGGCCTTGAAAGATGCAATAGAAAAATTTAATAATGCCTTAAAAATTAAATCTGACCTACTGCCTGCATATATTGGCAAAGGTGAAGCTTTAATAAGACTGAAAAATTTTGATGAAGCACTGCCTGTCTTTTATGAAGTGCTTTTTAAAGTTCCGAATTTCGTTCCGGCTCTTTTTCTTCTGGGAGGAACTTATCTTGAAATGTCTGATTATTATAATGATGATAATTATTTAGCGCAGGCAGCGGATTTTTTCAATAAAGTTATTGAAATCGAGCCTGATCATATTGACAGCTTAGCTAATATTGCTTATATAAAAGCTAAACAAGGCGATTTTGAAGTTTTTGAACATGAATTCAGAAGATTAAACAATGAATACCCCGAAAAAAAGGAACTTATTCATATTTATCTGAATAAAAGTTTAACAAAACTTGGAAGCGATAAGAGTTTAAACGATATTATCGATTTTGAAAATTAA
- a CDS encoding SprT family zinc-dependent metalloprotease — protein sequence MTKKILEIKDIGFVHFYKIKNAKNLRIILKPNRPPRITVPARVPFQTAEDFLHSKILWLKENFEKIKQLENKNTVFDENSEFKTREHTLNIKRHALDSFKYKIKDGLLEFYCPVGCDIKTSPVQKLIALAIIETLRLEAKNYLPEKVKELSQKYNLSYKKVFIKNLKSRWGSCSSKNNINLNLHLMRLPEKLIDYVILHELAHTKEKNHGKNFWSLLSSFVPEAKELNKELKNHSINL from the coding sequence ATGACAAAAAAAATTCTTGAAATAAAAGATATAGGATTTGTTCATTTTTACAAAATCAAAAATGCCAAAAATTTAAGAATTATCCTTAAACCAAACAGACCACCAAGAATTACAGTTCCGGCAAGAGTGCCATTTCAAACTGCGGAAGATTTTTTACACTCAAAAATACTCTGGCTTAAAGAAAATTTTGAAAAAATAAAGCAGCTGGAAAACAAAAACACTGTTTTTGATGAAAATAGCGAGTTTAAAACCAGAGAGCATACTTTAAATATAAAAAGGCATGCTTTAGATTCCTTCAAATACAAAATAAAAGACGGTCTTCTGGAATTTTATTGTCCTGTCGGTTGTGATATAAAAACTTCGCCCGTTCAAAAATTAATAGCACTTGCTATAATAGAAACTTTACGGCTTGAGGCTAAAAATTATCTCCCTGAAAAAGTCAAAGAACTTTCTCAAAAATATAATTTGAGCTATAAAAAAGTTTTTATTAAAAATTTGAAATCCCGATGGGGAAGCTGCTCTTCTAAAAATAACATTAACCTGAATCTTCATCTTATGCGGTTGCCCGAAAAACTTATTGATTATGTTATTTTGCATGAATTGGCGCATACAAAAGAAAAAAATCATGGCAAAAACTTCTGGAGTTTATTAAGTTCTTTTGTTCCGGAAGCAAAGGAACTTAATAAAGAACTTAAAAATCATTCTATAAATCTATAG